The genomic segment ACGGAGACCTTCTGTAAGATCCGCACGATTTTCGCCTTCCTGGATAATTGCGTTACCAACAAGCTCAGAGATACCACAGACATCAACACCTGGGTTCCAAAAATTGTTGAGAGACGTTAGGGTTGCGCGATCAATGGCACAAACACAGGCGAGCATATTAACATCATGCTTCTCTTTAACATGCTTAACAGCATTTGCCCGAGGAAAACCGGCACGCATTCTCAGGTCCATGATCTCATCGGTATTCAAACCAGTTCCAGATCCACAGCAAAAGGTCTGCTCGCGGATGGTATTCTCTGGCATCTCAACCCAATCAACAACATGATCAAGAATATAACGAGGTTCATCAATAAGCCCCATGGCTCGAGCAGGGTTGCAAGAATCATGAAAGGTAGCCTTAACGTGACTGTTACGACTCTTATCAAGCTTAAGTTTACCGTGCTTAATAAGATCAGCAGTAAACTCACTGATATGAACCATCTTGGTGGATGCTGCATTCTCGAAATAGGTTCCGGTAATCGGAGAAATTGGTTTCTCGAGAAAATCAGCAGGACCGTTCATGGTATCCATATACTGATGCGCGACACGCCACATATGTCCACACTCACCACCGATGATAAATTTAACACCAAGGCCGTCTGCCTCGGCATACATCTTAGCATTCAGTTTCTTCATGGTCTCATTATTGGTAAAAAGACCGAAGTTTCCACCCTCGGATGCGTAGGTTGACCAGGTATAGTCAAGTCCAATTGCATCGAACAGTTTCATATAACCCATAGCGGTATAGAGACCTGGTTCTGCAAATACATCAGCCGATGGGGTGATGAAGAGAATCTCCGCACCTTTACGGTTAAAACTAATATTTGGTTTGATACCAGTAAGGCTCTCAACATCTTCTTGAAGGAATTCAACATTATCCTTGAAGGTGTGAGGTTG from the Desulfotalea psychrophila LSv54 genome contains:
- the dsrK gene encoding sulfate reduction electron transfer complex DsrMKJOP subunit DsrK; this encodes MSVSKLEQLSKSIVEGPSMSTGAVPAMGWMDTPVEFKPGNYAYPAKKEKVEYLNSQEGLSFPNARVWSPEDEDWKLPEDWKEIIINGLAERLGKFRSLKIFMDCCVRCGACADKCHFFLGTGDPKNMPVLRAELLRSVYRKEFTLAGKILGKMAGAREMTTDVLKEWFMYSYQCTECRRCSVFCPYGIDTAEITIMFRELLHLVGVGINWILEPVSNSNRTGNHMGLQPHTFKDNVEFLQEDVESLTGIKPNISFNRKGAEILFITPSADVFAEPGLYTAMGYMKLFDAIGLDYTWSTYASEGGNFGLFTNNETMKKLNAKMYAEADGLGVKFIIGGECGHMWRVAHQYMDTMNGPADFLEKPISPITGTYFENAASTKMVHISEFTADLIKHGKLKLDKSRNSHVKATFHDSCNPARAMGLIDEPRYILDHVVDWVEMPENTIREQTFCCGSGTGLNTDEIMDLRMRAGFPRANAVKHVKEKHDVNMLACVCAIDRATLTSLNNFWNPGVDVCGISELVGNAIIQEGENRADLTEGLRTMVF